One Pseudomonas syringae CC1557 genomic window, CCAGCGCCGCGAAGTCGTAGTCGTGGCGCAACTGCCAGGACTTTTCCCTGGCGTTGTCGAAGCTGGAGTTGTAACTGTCGTTGGCCAGCGTACCGCCGCTGGTGCCGTTGACCCGCATCCAACCGCTTTCTCCAGTGACGCGTTGCAGGCCCACGTAGAACGTGTTGCCGCCGTGTTTTGCTGAAAGCAGGGCAGACCAGGTCTTGTTGTCGAGGTCGCCTGCCAGTGCCTGTCCGTCATCCTTGCCCTGGAAGTAACCGAGGTTCGCGCCCAGGGTCCAGCTGCCCAGCGGCTGACTGTGCAACAGGTTGAAGTATTGCTGATGGTAGATGTCTTCGAGTTCGGCGTACCACACGCCGACCTGAGTGCGTTTTTCGTTGAACACGTATTCGCCGCCGCCGAAGTTGAATCGGTCGGACGTGAACGCGCCACGACCATTCAGTGACATGTCTTGCATGCTGGCGTCATTGCGCGGACTGTTACCCCGGAACTGGCCGCCGTACAGCGTCAGGTTGTCGATTTCCTTCGAGGTGATCTGGCCACCCTGAAAGGTCTGCGGCAGGGAGCGGCCGTCGTCCGAGCGCAAAATCGGCAACACTGGCATCCACTCGCCAACCTTCAATTCGGTTTTCGAGAAACGCACCTTGCCGGCTACAGCGAGCCGGCCAAAATCATCGGCCGGGCGTCCATCGCTGTGAATCGGCAGCAGTTGTGTGCCGCCAGTGCCTTTGCCGCCGTCCAGTTTCAGCGAGTACAGGCCCAGCGCATCAACGCCGAAACCCACTGTGCCTTGGGTAAAACCGGAGCGGGCGTCGAGGATGAAGTTCTGTGTCCATTCTTCGGCGTAATTCTGCGAATTGGCCGGGTCCACAAAGTTGCGGTTGATGTAGAAGTTGCGTAGGTTCAGATTGACCTTGGCGTCATCGACAAATCCGGCGGCATGGCTGGTTATCGGTGTGAGGGTCGCAGCGACAGCCGCAGAGAGACCGCAAACGATTTTGCAGGGGGCGTTCAAGCGCATGGAACAGACCTTTTTTGTAGTTATTGAGTCGTTTTAGCTGCCTGCGATATTGAAATGCCGGGACGTTGTCCGCAATTGTGAAAGCGTTGTTTTGGGCGATAATCGAACGTTAATGAACCGGTTGGAACATTTTGTGCGAGACGCTGAAAATGCTTGCTGCGATGCTCGCTGTCTTATAGCTCCGGGCCATTGCAGTCGACACGCATGCGGTCGTTTTTCGCTACAGATCCAGGTCGAGAACACTTGAACAAGGAAGACCGATGAGCACTGCCAGCACGCCGTTGTCCGGCGTCAACCAACCTCTCAAGGGGATTGGCTTCATTCTTCTGGCCACCTTTCTGTTTGCCAGCCACGACACACTGTCCAAATACCTGTCCGGTTTCTATCCGATCATCCTGGTGGTCTGGGCGCGTTATCTGGTGCATACATTGCTCATGGCCTGCATCTTCATGCCGTCTGCCGGGTTACGCGTACTGCGCACCAAACGGCCGGGCCTGCAGGCGCTACGCGCACTGGCGCTGTTGGGCACCAGCCTGTTGTTCACCAGCAGCCTGATGTTCATTCCGCAGGCAGAAGCCACGGCGGTCAACTTTCTGGCCCCGCTGCTGGTCACCGCCTTGTCAGTACCGCTGCTCAAAGAGCGCGTCACACGCGGGCAGTGGATAGCCGTGGTGGTCGGGTTTATCGGGGTGATGATCATCATTCATCCGGGCGGCGAACTGTTTACACCCGCGATCCTGCTGCCACTGTCGTCGGCGCTGTGCTTCGCGCTGTATCAACTGCTGACCCGGCTGGTCAGTCCGTTTGACAGCCCGACCACCAGCAACTTCTTTGCCGGGCTGTTTAACACCTTGCTGATGAGCGCACTGGTGCCGTTCTTCTGGGAAGTGCCCGCACTCAAACACTTGCCGTTCCTGCTCGCGCTGGGCGCCTGCGGCATGTCCGCCC contains:
- a CDS encoding DMT family transporter, coding for MSTASTPLSGVNQPLKGIGFILLATFLFASHDTLSKYLSGFYPIILVVWARYLVHTLLMACIFMPSAGLRVLRTKRPGLQALRALALLGTSLLFTSSLMFIPQAEATAVNFLAPLLVTALSVPLLKERVTRGQWIAVVVGFIGVMIIIHPGGELFTPAILLPLSSALCFALYQLLTRLVSPFDSPTTSNFFAGLFNTLLMSALVPFFWEVPALKHLPFLLALGACGMSAHLLLTQAFRFAAPAMLAPFSYCQIVFAGLLGYLVFDHMPSPTAQAGIAIICLSGLAAAWQQRRKGG
- a CDS encoding OprD family porin → MRLNAPCKIVCGLSAAVAATLTPITSHAAGFVDDAKVNLNLRNFYINRNFVDPANSQNYAEEWTQNFILDARSGFTQGTVGFGVDALGLYSLKLDGGKGTGGTQLLPIHSDGRPADDFGRLAVAGKVRFSKTELKVGEWMPVLPILRSDDGRSLPQTFQGGQITSKEIDNLTLYGGQFRGNSPRNDASMQDMSLNGRGAFTSDRFNFGGGEYVFNEKRTQVGVWYAELEDIYHQQYFNLLHSQPLGSWTLGANLGYFQGKDDGQALAGDLDNKTWSALLSAKHGGNTFYVGLQRVTGESGWMRVNGTSGGTLANDSYNSSFDNAREKSWQLRHDYDFAALGVPGLSLMNRYISGDNVHTGAITDGEEWARETEVGYVLQSGAFKNLSLKWRNSTMRRDYSTNQFDENRVIVSYPLSLL